The Peribacillus simplex genome contains the following window.
TAATGAAGCGTCCCTATATTTAAATATTTTAAATCAATTTTGAAAATAATGACACTTTCACATCTTTGCTTATATATCAAAAGTTTGGACAAAGCATATTTCCAAGGAGCAGACTAGGCCTTTCCATTTCCTTATTAAAGGACTCATATAGGGTGACAACTAAGTTTTACATAAAAGAAATTTTGGTATATTCTAAAAATAGGATATTACCTGGTATGCTGATAATATCGATATCTAATTCTCCTGAGGAGGTCACATAATGACTATGAAAAGAGCTATGACAGTTGCCGGATCGGATTCGAGCGGCGGAGCGGGTCTTCAAGCAGATTTAAAGACATTTCAAGAATTCGGCGTTTACGGTATGTCCGCTTTAACGACAATCGTGACGATGGATCCTAAGAATGGGTGGTCCCATAATGTATTCCCTACACCGGTTGAGGTTTTGGAAGCCCAAATCGAAACGATTTTATCAATCGGCATTGATGCCATGAAAACGGGAATGCTTGGATCAGTGGAAATCATTGAACTTGTTGCCCGTAAAATCGACGAGTTGAAACTGGACAAAGTCGTAATCGATCCAGTTATGGTATGTAAAGGTGAAGATGAAGTGTTGCACCCTGAAACAGCTGTAGCTTTGCGTGAACTTCTTGTTCCACGTGCAACAGTAGTTACGCCAAACCTGTTCGAGGCTGCCCAGTTAGCTGGGACAGCACCTATCAAGACGATCGATGATATGAAGGGTGCAGCTGAAAAGATTCATGCACTTGGTGCTAAATATGTCTTGATCAAAGGCGGAAATAAGCTGGGGAATGACAAAGCCATCGACCTTCTATATGATGGAAAAGAATTTGAGATCCTTGAATCCGAGAAAATCGAAACAACCAACACACATGGTGCCGGCTGTTCATCTTCAGCAGCTATTGCAGCTCAATTGGCTGAAGGGAAAAGTCCTCGTGAGGCTATCCACATTTCGAAGGACTTCATTACCGAAGCGGTTCGCCATTCTTGGAAGATGAATGACTATGTAGGACCTGTTAACCATGGTGCATACCATAAATATGGAATTGCTGAAAACACCCAAAAATAAAACATCAAGTTTAGTGGCCGCTCAAATTCATCGAGCGGCCTTTTTCGCTTTTTTTGTTTTTATTTAGTAAACTAGAAAGAAGGAAAAGCTTATCTAGCCGCCCAGTTAAGGAGGAAATTATAGAATGAAACCTATAGACCGTACAGAGGTGCAAAATGCTATTGATACTTTCGCCGGACAAGATGTATATCTTCACCTTGAAACGACAAATGGTGCCTATGCCACTCATGTAGATGAAGCTTTCTTTTCGGCAGGTGCTTATATTCGTAATGCATTAATACAGTATGAACACGGGAAGATAGTTGGGGATGGACCCTACCGCATCGGCTTAAAGCTCAATATTGGCTGGGTATATGCAGAAGGCGTTAACCACTTCGAAATGGATGAACAAGGTAGGTTGCTGTTGGCAGGACTTGATTTTTCCGGGAAGCTTGCTGTCTCCATGCAGCTCAGCCCTACTCCCTTTGAATGAGTACAACTTGCTTGATATTTTAATATTATTCCGATGAATACTCCCATTCACCGATAACCATACTCACTGTAAGTAGAACGGAAGGAGAAATATACCTTGGAAAAAGAACGTCATGTATTAGTTATTTTCCCACATCCCGATGATGAAGCCTTCTCGGTCTCTGGAACGCTTGCCCTTCATAGAGAAGAGGGCACTCCCGTCACCTATTTATGCTTAACTTTAGGAGAAATGGGACGTAATTTAGGAAATCCTCCATTTGCAACAAGAGAATCGCTCCCTAAAATTCGTAAAAAGGAATTAATCGATGCAGCAAATGCGATTGGAATCCAGGACTTGCGCATGCTCGGTTTGCGTGA
Protein-coding sequences here:
- the pdxK gene encoding pyridoxine/pyridoxal/pyridoxamine kinase, giving the protein MTMKRAMTVAGSDSSGGAGLQADLKTFQEFGVYGMSALTTIVTMDPKNGWSHNVFPTPVEVLEAQIETILSIGIDAMKTGMLGSVEIIELVARKIDELKLDKVVIDPVMVCKGEDEVLHPETAVALRELLVPRATVVTPNLFEAAQLAGTAPIKTIDDMKGAAEKIHALGAKYVLIKGGNKLGNDKAIDLLYDGKEFEILESEKIETTNTHGAGCSSSAAIAAQLAEGKSPREAIHISKDFITEAVRHSWKMNDYVGPVNHGAYHKYGIAENTQK
- a CDS encoding YojF family protein; this translates as MKPIDRTEVQNAIDTFAGQDVYLHLETTNGAYATHVDEAFFSAGAYIRNALIQYEHGKIVGDGPYRIGLKLNIGWVYAEGVNHFEMDEQGRLLLAGLDFSGKLAVSMQLSPTPFE